In a genomic window of Pelotomaculum thermopropionicum SI:
- the RfaG gene encoding glycosyltransferase: MPRVTKTAGRKARFSALPLYPRRPILILLAVPFSLRLKPTIQRIKLDLIHVHSPFLLGRLGARYARKLGIPLVFTFHTLYDQYVHYVPFARSFTRELAQRISRDFCNQCDMVIVPTNIIEEYLRDIGVKSPIKRVPTGIKVDELRSGNPEWLKNEYGISSADKVLLFVGRLGQEKNIGFLLESFCLINKEVENTVLVLVGGGPEEEALKKKTKELGLSERVIFTGTLPYRDVINCYAGADMFLFSSVTETQGIVINEAKAAGLPVVAVKAYGVSEMVEDGVDGYLTVLETEQFAERACRILKNDTMREEMSKNARKNAEKFSSAKCAAKLADHYLKLINASC, translated from the coding sequence TTGCCCCGAGTTACAAAAACTGCGGGGCGGAAAGCAAGGTTTTCCGCTTTGCCTCTATACCCTCGCCGACCAATCCTGATTTTACTGGCGGTGCCTTTTTCGCTGCGCTTAAAGCCAACTATTCAACGAATAAAGCTCGATTTGATCCATGTTCATTCACCCTTCCTGCTTGGCCGCCTTGGCGCCAGATACGCCAGAAAGCTGGGAATACCGCTGGTATTTACGTTCCATACGCTCTACGATCAGTATGTTCATTATGTACCCTTTGCCAGGTCATTCACCAGGGAACTCGCCCAGAGAATAAGCCGCGACTTCTGCAATCAATGCGACATGGTAATTGTTCCAACAAATATAATCGAAGAATACCTGCGCGATATCGGTGTAAAATCGCCTATTAAAAGGGTTCCAACCGGCATTAAGGTTGATGAATTGCGAAGTGGCAATCCGGAGTGGCTAAAAAATGAATACGGCATTAGTTCGGCGGATAAAGTGCTTCTTTTTGTCGGAAGGCTGGGACAGGAAAAAAACATTGGCTTTCTTTTGGAAAGCTTTTGTCTCATTAATAAAGAAGTTGAAAACACCGTGCTGGTTCTGGTTGGGGGAGGACCCGAGGAAGAGGCCCTGAAAAAAAAGACAAAAGAGCTCGGCCTGAGCGAACGGGTAATATTTACCGGTACTCTGCCTTATCGGGACGTTATAAACTGTTACGCCGGTGCCGATATGTTCCTGTTTTCCTCGGTTACCGAAACACAGGGTATAGTTATTAATGAAGCCAAAGCGGCGGGTTTGCCGGTAGTGGCCGTAAAAGCCTACGGGGTTTCGGAGATGGTTGAAGATGGAGTTGACGGCTATTTAACTGTACTGGAAACGGAACAATTTGCTGAAAGGGCCTGCCGCATCCTAAAAAACGATACCATGCGGGAAGAAATGAGCAAAAACGCAAGAAAGAATGCTGAAAAGTTTTCATCTGCAAAATGTGCAGCAAAGCTGGCAGATCATTATCTCAAGTTGATTAACGCTAGCTGTTGA
- a CDS encoding transposase and inactivated derivatives: MAQYQITVNQELLHQLFLSNNKDSGIAALLESVLNQILQAQATEQLQAGPYERTDERKGYRNGTYPHQLTTRVGTITLRVPRFRNGQFSTEMFARYQRSEQALVLTLMEMVINGVSTRKISQITEELCGAEFSKSTVSDLCKKLDPLVISWNNRDLREMRYPFILVDALVLKVREDGRVRSRGVMIAIGLNTEGYREVLGIMLGDSESEASWSEFFSWLKNRNLRGVDLVVSDDHSGLVKAVRNHFQGVTWQRCQTHFMRNIMDSAPKSVKEELYPRLRAILDAPDIGSARLLLNQTLEAFEKKAPRAMRVLEMGFDDATAVLVLPEKYRLRLRTTNGVERLIEEVRRRERVIRIFPNRESVVRLIGALLMEIDDKWAAGKKYLDMAEYLQWQKEQKHDRHQNNVAYIR, translated from the coding sequence ATGGCTCAATATCAGATTACCGTAAATCAGGAACTTTTGCACCAACTATTTTTAAGTAATAACAAAGATTCCGGTATAGCAGCCCTGCTGGAATCCGTATTGAACCAGATTTTACAGGCTCAAGCCACCGAGCAGCTTCAAGCCGGGCCATACGAACGCACCGATGAAAGAAAGGGATATCGCAACGGCACATACCCGCACCAACTGACAACCCGGGTAGGAACCATAACCTTAAGAGTACCGCGTTTCCGCAACGGTCAGTTTTCCACCGAAATGTTCGCCCGGTACCAGCGCAGCGAACAGGCCCTGGTGCTGACCCTGATGGAAATGGTAATCAACGGGGTCTCTACCCGAAAAATCAGCCAGATCACAGAAGAACTGTGTGGCGCCGAATTTTCCAAGTCCACTGTCTCAGACTTATGCAAGAAACTGGACCCGCTGGTTATCTCTTGGAATAACCGGGACTTGCGGGAAATGCGCTACCCTTTTATATTGGTAGACGCTTTGGTGCTCAAAGTTCGTGAAGATGGGCGCGTCCGCTCCCGGGGTGTCATGATCGCCATCGGCCTAAACACCGAAGGATACCGGGAAGTTTTAGGCATTATGCTTGGCGACAGTGAATCCGAAGCCAGTTGGAGCGAATTTTTCTCTTGGCTTAAAAACCGTAACCTGCGCGGTGTCGACCTGGTAGTGTCAGATGACCATAGCGGTTTGGTAAAGGCTGTTCGCAATCACTTCCAGGGAGTTACCTGGCAACGCTGCCAGACCCACTTTATGCGTAATATCATGGACTCTGCGCCCAAATCTGTAAAGGAAGAACTTTACCCGCGCTTGAGGGCCATTTTGGATGCTCCGGATATCGGCAGCGCCCGGCTATTATTGAACCAAACCCTGGAGGCATTTGAGAAAAAGGCGCCTAGGGCCATGCGGGTACTTGAAATGGGCTTTGATGATGCTACGGCAGTGCTTGTACTACCGGAAAAATATCGCCTCCGGCTGCGCACTACAAACGGTGTTGAGCGCCTGATCGAAGAAGTCCGGCGCCGGGAACGTGTCATTCGCATTTTCCCGAACAGAGAATCGGTAGTTCGTTTAATCGGAGCTTTACTCATGGAAATCGACGACAAGTGGGCAGCCGGTAAAAAGTATCTAGATATGGCCGAGTATCTTCAGTGGCAAAAGGAACAAAAACATGACCGTCATCAAAACAATGTTGCTTATATCCGGTAA
- a CDS encoding uncharacterized conserved protein, which yields MRQKFRFAAYVLAGFGLIFLALTIAGARLYTDWLWFQSVNYQRVFATIIISDLGLRLAVGLTFFVLLFLNLMLTRRPLLKVSQNSAIIREKDVLTIQSSPLSQLITPKLLLLAFIALSALMAFLFNFTVAGDWITFQKFLHPTSFGIKDPVFNLDIGFYVFKLPFYIFIYKVINWVILVSAFWVLAAYFVVYFIQGNPGAIFRNISARYHFSFLAAIFFGLKAAGYQLEQYSLLFSHHGAVWGPGYTATHATLLAYKVLTYIALLCALAILINLFLRRFKLVIYSIGVLLIASVLLGGIYPAAVQKFMVTPNEIAMERPYLERNINFTRLAYNLDEIEKRYFPAGRVLTAEDIRANQDTISNIRLWDWEPLQQTYGQLQEMRLYYEFKDIDVDRYIVNGRYRQVMVAARELNQEHLPAQAKTWVNQRLKFTHGYGIAMSPVNELTGEGLPAFFLKDIPPTGPTDLQVTRPEIYYGEASDQYVIVNTRSQEFDYPKGEENVFSTYEGDGGVRVANFLRRLMFAFSLGDYKLLLSSEVDNNSRVLYYRNIRQRVPKIAPFLQYDNDPYIILSEGKLYWMWDAYTTTDKFPYSEPYNKNDNYIRNAVKVVVDAYTGKVDFYISDSSDPLVLTYSKIFPGMFKPLDSMPEDLRRHIRYPVDLFKTQAKMYAVYHMEDPQVFYNKEDKWNLPTEIYASEEKPMEPYYTVIKLPGENKPEYVLILPFTPQNKKNMIAWLAARSDGENYGKLISYSFPKQELVYGPMQVEARINQDTTISQQLTLWDQGGSRVIRGNLFAVPIKDALLYVEPLYLQAEQSRMPELRRVIVAHGEKVVMEPTLDKALEKIFGEGATVQKSVQQPVDVTQPQPEKSIAELANTANQIYDEAMKKIKAGDWAGYGEDLSRLKQVLAELAERAGK from the coding sequence GTGCGTCAAAAATTTCGGTTTGCGGCGTATGTTTTAGCAGGTTTTGGATTAATATTTCTGGCTCTTACCATTGCCGGGGCGCGCCTTTATACCGACTGGCTGTGGTTTCAGTCTGTTAATTACCAGCGCGTTTTTGCAACCATCATTATTTCTGATTTGGGCCTTCGTTTGGCTGTTGGCCTGACATTTTTTGTTTTGCTTTTCCTCAACCTGATGTTGACCCGGCGTCCTTTGCTAAAAGTTTCCCAGAACTCGGCAATAATTAGGGAAAAAGATGTTTTAACAATTCAGAGCTCGCCTTTGAGCCAGCTTATTACCCCAAAACTTCTTTTGCTGGCCTTCATTGCTTTGAGCGCATTAATGGCCTTCCTTTTTAATTTTACCGTTGCCGGAGACTGGATAACATTTCAAAAATTTCTTCATCCAACATCATTTGGTATAAAAGATCCGGTTTTTAATTTGGACATAGGCTTTTACGTTTTTAAGTTGCCCTTTTACATTTTTATTTATAAGGTGATCAACTGGGTAATACTGGTATCTGCTTTTTGGGTTCTGGCAGCCTATTTCGTTGTTTACTTCATCCAGGGCAATCCAGGAGCGATTTTTAGAAACATTTCAGCACGTTATCATTTCTCCTTCCTGGCAGCCATTTTTTTCGGCTTAAAAGCTGCAGGATACCAGCTAGAACAGTATTCTTTGCTGTTTTCTCACCACGGAGCGGTCTGGGGTCCCGGCTATACGGCCACGCACGCCACGCTGCTCGCCTACAAGGTCTTAACCTACATCGCCCTGCTATGTGCCCTGGCCATATTGATAAACCTTTTTTTGCGTCGCTTCAAGTTGGTTATATACAGCATCGGCGTGCTTTTGATTGCTTCGGTTTTACTAGGCGGCATCTACCCGGCCGCGGTGCAAAAATTCATGGTAACACCCAATGAAATTGCCATGGAAAGGCCTTATCTGGAAAGGAATATTAATTTTACCAGGCTGGCGTATAACCTGGATGAAATAGAAAAGAGGTACTTCCCGGCCGGACGGGTCTTAACGGCTGAAGACATTCGTGCCAATCAGGATACTATCAGCAATATCCGCCTGTGGGACTGGGAGCCTTTACAGCAAACATACGGTCAGCTTCAGGAAATGAGACTTTACTACGAATTCAAGGACATAGACGTAGATCGTTATATTGTTAACGGCCGCTACCGCCAGGTGATGGTGGCGGCCAGGGAATTGAATCAGGAGCACTTGCCCGCCCAGGCAAAAACCTGGGTTAATCAGAGGCTTAAGTTCACCCACGGCTACGGCATAGCCATGAGTCCCGTCAATGAGCTGACTGGGGAGGGGCTTCCCGCCTTTTTCTTAAAGGATATCCCGCCGACAGGCCCCACCGACTTACAGGTGACCCGGCCGGAGATTTATTACGGCGAGGCAAGCGACCAGTACGTTATCGTCAATACCAGATCGCAGGAGTTTGACTACCCGAAAGGGGAAGAAAACGTTTTTTCAACTTACGAAGGTGACGGCGGGGTCAGAGTAGCGAACTTCCTGCGCCGCTTGATGTTTGCTTTTTCCCTGGGGGATTACAAGCTTCTGCTTTCCAGCGAGGTGGACAATAACAGCAGGGTTTTGTATTACCGCAACATCAGACAAAGGGTACCCAAAATTGCTCCGTTTTTGCAGTATGATAACGATCCTTATATAATTCTGAGTGAGGGAAAACTTTATTGGATGTGGGATGCTTATACTACTACGGACAAGTTCCCGTATTCCGAGCCTTACAATAAAAATGATAATTACATCCGTAACGCGGTTAAGGTAGTTGTTGACGCCTACACCGGTAAGGTGGATTTCTACATTAGCGATAGCAGCGATCCGCTGGTGTTGACTTACAGCAAGATTTTCCCTGGCATGTTTAAACCACTGGACTCAATGCCGGAGGACTTGAGGCGACACATACGTTATCCGGTGGATCTTTTTAAAACGCAGGCAAAAATGTATGCCGTCTATCATATGGAGGATCCTCAGGTGTTTTACAACAAAGAAGACAAATGGAACCTGCCGACCGAAATATATGCCAGCGAAGAAAAGCCAATGGAACCGTATTACACGGTTATAAAACTGCCAGGCGAGAATAAGCCTGAATACGTTTTAATCTTACCGTTTACTCCTCAAAACAAAAAGAATATGATTGCCTGGCTGGCAGCCAGGTCGGATGGTGAAAACTACGGCAAGCTTATATCCTATAGTTTTCCCAAGCAAGAACTGGTGTACGGTCCGATGCAGGTGGAGGCCAGGATCAACCAGGATACCACTATTTCCCAACAACTGACCCTGTGGGATCAGGGAGGGTCAAGGGTTATCAGAGGCAACCTTTTTGCCGTACCAATAAAGGACGCCCTGCTTTACGTGGAACCGCTTTACCTGCAGGCCGAACAGAGCAGGATGCCCGAACTGCGCAGGGTTATAGTTGCCCATGGGGAAAAGGTGGTTATGGAGCCGACCCTGGACAAGGCACTGGAGAAAATATTCGGAGAAGGCGCAACGGTTCAGAAATCCGTTCAGCAGCCTGTGGATGTCACCCAGCCGCAGCCTGAAAAAAGCATAGCCGAACTGGCAAATACGGCAAATCAGATCTATGATGAGGCAATGAAGAAGATTAAGGCAGGTGATTGGGCCGGCTACGGCGAAGATTTATCCAGATTAAAACAGGTGCTGGCTGAATTAGCGGAAAGAGCCGGAAAATAG
- the PfkA gene encoding 6-phosphofructokinase, whose amino-acid sequence MTIKKTVRRIGVLTGGGDCPGLNAVIRAVVKTAIREYRLSVVGFENGFGGLIQNRARELTEADVAGILPRGGTILGTTNRDNPFSYPMIINGQKVFRDVSDRVVENINIHGIDALIIIGGDGSLTIGKELFEKKGLQVVGVPKTIDNDLSATDQTFGFDTALNTATEAIDKLHTTAESHHRVMILEVMGRYAGWIALESGIAGGADVILIPEIPYRIEKVIEKIIERRNLGKKFSLVVVAEGAKPLGGEMVIQRRVEDSFEPIRLGGIGNAVASQIEEGTGMETRVTVLGHLQRGGIPTAFDRILATRYGTGAVNLVMAGKFGEMVCLRTPHIMSVPLAEAVGELRLVPVDGDIVRTAKQVGISFGD is encoded by the coding sequence ATGACGATAAAAAAAACCGTAAGAAGAATCGGCGTATTAACAGGGGGCGGTGACTGCCCGGGTTTAAACGCTGTCATCCGTGCGGTTGTAAAAACTGCCATAAGGGAATACAGGCTTTCGGTGGTCGGTTTTGAAAACGGCTTTGGCGGTTTAATCCAGAACAGGGCTAGGGAATTGACCGAGGCGGATGTGGCCGGCATCCTGCCGCGGGGCGGGACGATTTTAGGTACCACCAACAGGGACAACCCTTTTAGCTACCCCATGATTATTAACGGGCAAAAGGTGTTTCGGGACGTTTCTGACAGGGTTGTGGAAAATATTAATATTCACGGCATAGACGCTCTGATCATTATCGGCGGAGACGGTAGCCTTACAATAGGGAAGGAGCTTTTTGAAAAGAAGGGCTTACAGGTGGTGGGGGTACCGAAAACGATTGACAACGACCTTTCGGCCACCGATCAAACTTTTGGTTTTGACACGGCGCTCAATACGGCAACCGAGGCCATCGATAAACTGCATACAACGGCGGAGTCACATCACCGGGTAATGATACTGGAGGTAATGGGGCGCTATGCTGGGTGGATTGCTTTGGAGTCAGGCATTGCCGGGGGCGCTGACGTCATTTTAATTCCAGAAATTCCTTATAGAATAGAGAAGGTAATTGAGAAAATAATTGAAAGGCGCAATCTGGGAAAGAAGTTCAGCTTGGTGGTGGTTGCAGAAGGGGCCAAGCCGCTAGGCGGGGAAATGGTGATTCAAAGAAGGGTGGAGGACAGTTTTGAGCCCATCCGTCTGGGCGGTATCGGAAATGCGGTTGCCAGTCAGATTGAGGAAGGGACCGGGATGGAAACACGGGTAACGGTGCTGGGGCACCTTCAGAGGGGGGGTATCCCGACTGCTTTTGACCGCATCCTGGCCACCCGCTACGGCACAGGGGCGGTAAATCTTGTTATGGCCGGAAAGTTCGGCGAGATGGTCTGCCTGCGTACACCGCACATAATGTCTGTTCCGCTGGCCGAGGCGGTGGGCGAGTTGCGCCTGGTCCCAGTAGATGGCGATATAGTCAGGACAGCAAAGCAGGTTGGAATTTCTTTTGGTGATTAG
- the XerD gene encoding site-specific recombinase XerD, with protein MRKVVRLKKLSVKWEQALEEFLLHKKAEGRAARTLFDYKARITPFFQAYPEAWPDYEALRRAVRLYLAQFTGKAPASYNLPLQYLRSFFSWCMAENMLHANPTEGIAKRKDEGKAREIPEDTLKNLLALPDRRTYAGIRDYALILLQVDTGIRPGEALNLKPSDFNIPQLEVVIPRETAKTRTQRTAVYSPVTAKAIKRLLDVRPPDWNDSVPVFASQDGKRMLETSWANRLRAYGKRIGADLQPYMLRHTSAIMALRNGATAFFVQKQLGHSDMQMTKRYCRLVEEDMHREHSIASPVGSLIQTRAVKPKESKRRK; from the coding sequence ATGCGGAAAGTGGTAAGGCTAAAAAAGCTGTCGGTAAAATGGGAACAGGCTTTAGAGGAATTCCTTCTGCACAAGAAGGCCGAAGGGAGGGCCGCCAGGACGTTGTTTGATTACAAGGCCAGAATAACACCTTTCTTCCAGGCATATCCCGAAGCATGGCCCGATTATGAAGCACTCAGGAGGGCTGTAAGACTGTATCTAGCACAGTTCACCGGCAAAGCACCGGCCAGTTATAATTTGCCGCTCCAGTACCTGCGTTCCTTCTTTTCGTGGTGCATGGCTGAAAATATGCTGCACGCCAATCCAACCGAAGGCATTGCCAAAAGAAAGGATGAAGGCAAGGCCAGGGAGATACCAGAGGACACCTTGAAAAATCTCCTTGCCTTGCCTGACAGAAGGACATATGCAGGTATTCGAGATTACGCCTTGATTCTCCTGCAAGTTGACACTGGAATCAGGCCGGGAGAGGCATTAAATTTAAAACCGTCGGATTTCAATATCCCGCAGCTTGAAGTAGTCATTCCCAGGGAAACAGCCAAGACAAGGACGCAGAGGACGGCAGTTTACTCGCCGGTAACGGCCAAGGCAATTAAAAGACTGCTTGACGTAAGGCCGCCGGATTGGAATGATTCTGTGCCTGTCTTCGCAAGCCAGGACGGTAAGAGGATGCTGGAAACGTCCTGGGCTAACAGGCTAAGAGCTTACGGCAAGCGGATTGGGGCTGACTTGCAGCCTTACATGCTCCGGCATACCTCCGCAATCATGGCCTTGCGTAACGGGGCAACAGCCTTCTTTGTTCAAAAACAACTAGGCCATTCGGATATGCAAATGACAAAGCGGTATTGCCGGCTAGTAGAAGAGGATATGCACAGGGAACACTCTATAGCTTCACCTGTAGGGAGCTTAATTCAAACAAGAGCCGTTAAGCCGAAAGAGAGTAAACGAAGGAAATAG
- the DdlA gene encoding D-alanine-D-alanine ligase and related ATP-grasp enzymes encodes MTLKVGVLMGGRSSEREVSLKTGEAVYNALKVKNYLAVKIDVGLDVVERIKEERIDLAFIALHGRYGEDGTIQGLLEMLDIPYTGSGVLASALAMDKAATKKIIQYEGLPTPPFMLVEKKEALKESLQACSERICREMGLPLVVKAPTQGSTIGMSFVHKEEDMAGALELAYDYDPVALVEQFIRGTEVTASILGNEEPVALPLIEIVSATGVYDYKAKYTAGMSDHIIPPRIPEKQQNAIKKLAVSTFKSLGCRGLARVDFIVDKQGNPFILEVNTIPGMTATSLFPDAARAAGIEFPDLIEKLVELAMENCGIRRR; translated from the coding sequence ATGACGCTTAAGGTCGGTGTTTTGATGGGAGGGCGCTCCTCGGAGAGAGAGGTTTCTCTTAAAACCGGGGAGGCTGTTTATAACGCTCTGAAGGTGAAAAACTACCTTGCGGTAAAAATCGACGTTGGGCTAGATGTAGTAGAAAGAATAAAGGAAGAGAGAATAGATCTTGCCTTTATTGCCTTGCACGGCAGGTACGGTGAGGACGGCACCATTCAGGGACTGCTTGAAATGCTTGACATTCCGTATACCGGCTCGGGGGTCCTGGCTAGCGCCCTGGCAATGGATAAAGCAGCAACAAAGAAGATCATTCAATACGAAGGGCTTCCCACGCCGCCCTTTATGCTTGTAGAAAAAAAAGAAGCCTTGAAAGAAAGCTTGCAGGCATGTAGTGAAAGGATATGCCGGGAAATGGGGCTTCCGCTTGTGGTAAAAGCTCCCACCCAGGGCTCCACCATTGGTATGTCTTTTGTACATAAAGAAGAAGACATGGCAGGAGCTCTTGAACTGGCCTATGATTATGATCCGGTAGCCCTGGTGGAACAGTTTATCCGGGGTACCGAAGTCACTGCTTCCATCCTGGGAAATGAGGAACCGGTAGCTCTTCCTTTGATAGAGATTGTTTCGGCAACCGGGGTTTATGACTATAAGGCCAAATATACAGCCGGAATGAGCGATCACATAATACCGCCGCGTATACCCGAAAAACAGCAAAATGCAATAAAAAAACTCGCTGTCAGCACTTTTAAATCTCTGGGCTGCCGGGGGCTGGCCAGGGTTGATTTTATTGTCGATAAACAGGGCAACCCCTTTATTCTTGAGGTGAATACTATTCCCGGAATGACTGCAACCAGCCTCTTTCCCGACGCGGCGCGAGCAGCGGGAATTGAGTTCCCCGATCTAATAGAAAAACTGGTAGAGCTTGCTATGGAAAATTGTGGTATAAGACGGAGGTAA
- the DeoC gene encoding deoxyribose-phosphate aldolase yields the protein MAGLIDHTLLKPEATPEDIVKLCIQARHYGFATVCVNPCYVYLAARELKESPVKVCTVIGFPLGASDSAVKAAEAAAAVRAGASEIDMVMNIGFLKGRLLKEVKEDMEGVVKAARKEKRETVVKVILETGFLSDSEKIEACRIAVAAGANFVKTSTGFGKGGAEVSDVILLRRTVGQEIGVKASGGIRDLSTAIKMIEAGASRLGTSSAVSIIEELNK from the coding sequence TTGGCCGGATTAATAGATCATACCCTTTTGAAGCCTGAGGCGACCCCTGAGGATATAGTAAAGCTTTGTATCCAGGCAAGGCACTACGGGTTTGCTACAGTATGCGTCAATCCCTGTTATGTTTACCTGGCGGCCAGGGAATTGAAGGAATCCCCGGTAAAGGTATGCACTGTAATAGGTTTCCCCCTGGGGGCCAGCGATTCTGCCGTAAAGGCGGCGGAGGCGGCAGCGGCGGTACGGGCCGGCGCATCGGAGATTGATATGGTAATGAACATAGGTTTTTTAAAAGGGAGGCTATTAAAGGAAGTAAAAGAAGATATGGAAGGAGTTGTTAAGGCGGCCAGGAAAGAAAAAAGAGAAACGGTGGTAAAAGTAATCCTGGAAACAGGCTTTTTGAGTGATAGTGAAAAAATAGAAGCATGCCGGATTGCCGTTGCAGCCGGCGCAAATTTTGTTAAGACTTCAACAGGATTTGGAAAAGGAGGAGCTGAAGTTTCCGACGTCATCCTCCTAAGGCGGACGGTAGGGCAGGAAATTGGGGTAAAGGCTTCGGGAGGGATTCGCGACCTTTCTACGGCCATAAAAATGATCGAGGCAGGTGCCAGCCGTCTTGGAACCAGTTCGGCCGTATCTATTATTGAGGAGCTGAATAAATAA
- a CDS encoding soluble P-type ATPase, whose amino-acid sequence MISVDIPGRGKITLKNLVLDFNGTLALDGKLLPGVKERLEALSKIMDIYIITADTFGTVRSLCSEIKAKVEILKEPLGAREKLKFLKKLNAAETAAIGNGSNDSLMLAGAALGIMVLGPEGASAKALLAADALVSDINHGLDLLLNTARLVATLRG is encoded by the coding sequence ATGATTTCAGTTGATATTCCAGGCAGAGGTAAAATCACTTTAAAGAACCTGGTGCTCGATTTCAATGGTACGCTGGCATTGGACGGTAAACTTTTACCCGGCGTCAAAGAAAGGCTGGAAGCCCTGTCAAAAATTATGGACATATATATAATTACTGCGGATACTTTTGGCACGGTCCGCTCTTTATGCTCGGAAATTAAAGCCAAGGTGGAAATTTTAAAAGAACCACTGGGAGCACGGGAAAAACTGAAGTTCTTAAAGAAATTGAATGCTGCTGAAACTGCAGCCATCGGCAACGGATCCAATGACAGCCTTATGCTTGCAGGGGCAGCTCTGGGGATAATGGTACTGGGACCGGAGGGTGCATCGGCAAAAGCCTTGCTTGCTGCCGACGCATTGGTAAGCGATATAAACCACGGGCTGGACTTGCTTTTAAACACGGCAAGGCTGGTGGCAACGCTGAGAGGATAG